A stretch of Sulfurimonas sp. DNA encodes these proteins:
- a CDS encoding helix-turn-helix domain-containing protein — protein MTVEFESLKLIPQMYELLNRLNNCISNNSKRWLSVKELSLYLTFGKDKIYKMIDVQFLQGEHYYKKENRLIFDKQKIDEWVLNTPSNKDNFVDTKLLINNVLSSLSNK, from the coding sequence ATGACGGTAGAATTTGAAAGTTTAAAACTTATTCCGCAAATGTATGAGCTACTAAATAGGTTAAATAACTGCATAAGCAATAATTCAAAAAGATGGCTCAGCGTAAAAGAGTTAAGTTTATATCTAACCTTTGGAAAAGACAAAATATACAAAATGATAGATGTTCAATTTCTTCAAGGCGAGCACTATTATAAAAAAGAGAATCGTTTGATATTTGATAAACAAAAAATAGATGAATGGGTGCTAAATACGCCATCAAATAAGGATAACTTTGTAGATACCAAACTACTTATCAATAATGTTTTATCCTCGTTATCAAATAAATAA